In one Aeromicrobium erythreum genomic region, the following are encoded:
- a CDS encoding iron ABC transporter permease, translated as MTLTTERPGVEEQGSSAPVAAPMSAVRLTAVSATLLLLIALVAAVHVVQGTAAVGPAELWGWLTGSTDGQAAAVVVESRLPRLAAGVVVGLSLGVAGAVMQSVARNVLASPDTLAVNSGAFLAVTVGATVGLPSALGGDLVLAFVGGLLAALLVFALAGTEYGTVRLVLAGTVISMGLASISTMLIILNPIEGVGLQAWEAGTLTQNGLSTVRLMTPLVAVVLALVLLHARRLDLMALGDDEARSLGVPVRRTQLTVLLLAVLLSAVAVTLVGPIGFVGLVAPALVRLGTSRVAGLHRHRALVPLSGLTGVLVVLGADVAVRAVMGSQRAVQVPTGVATTLLGAAVLLGFALRLRASRLDEGGNALDVRGLGVRRPLLLVGALVVMLAVVAGASMLVGDRMFLVGDLINWLAGRGGPVTSSVMDARAPRVLAAALAGVALAVSGAIIQGVTRNPLADPTLLGVSGGASVGAVLVVTAAPAASYWAISGASAVGAVVAATLVFGLAARSGFATDRLVLLGVGVAYGAIALVTVLIVATDPFNASKALTWLSGSTYGRAYEHLVPLVVACAVLLPVCVAGARRLDLLSVDEDTPRVLGVDPARSRLLLLGCGTLLAAAAVSVIGVVGFVGLVAPHAARALVGRRHRLVLPVAALLGAVLLSLSDLLGRTVIAPTQLSASLLTAAIGTPYFLYLLHRSRRSG; from the coding sequence ATGACCCTCACCACCGAGCGTCCCGGCGTCGAGGAGCAGGGCTCCTCGGCGCCGGTGGCGGCACCGATGTCCGCGGTGCGGCTCACCGCCGTCAGCGCGACGCTGCTGCTCCTCATCGCCCTCGTGGCGGCGGTGCACGTGGTGCAGGGCACAGCCGCCGTGGGCCCGGCCGAGCTGTGGGGCTGGCTGACCGGGTCGACCGACGGCCAGGCCGCCGCCGTGGTCGTCGAGTCGCGGCTTCCTCGGCTCGCGGCGGGTGTCGTCGTCGGGCTGAGCCTCGGCGTGGCCGGAGCGGTCATGCAGTCCGTGGCCCGCAACGTGCTGGCCTCACCCGACACCCTCGCGGTGAACTCCGGGGCGTTCCTCGCGGTCACCGTGGGCGCGACCGTCGGCCTGCCGTCGGCGCTCGGCGGCGACCTCGTGCTCGCGTTCGTCGGCGGGCTGCTCGCCGCGCTGCTCGTGTTCGCGCTGGCCGGCACCGAGTACGGCACGGTGCGCCTGGTGCTCGCCGGCACCGTCATCTCGATGGGCCTCGCGTCGATCTCGACGATGCTCATCATCCTCAACCCGATCGAGGGCGTCGGGCTCCAGGCGTGGGAGGCCGGAACCCTCACGCAGAACGGCCTCAGCACGGTGCGCCTGATGACGCCGCTCGTGGCCGTCGTGCTGGCGCTGGTGCTGCTGCACGCGCGGCGACTCGACCTCATGGCCCTCGGCGACGACGAGGCGCGCTCCCTCGGCGTGCCGGTGCGGCGCACCCAGCTGACGGTGCTGCTGCTCGCCGTGCTGCTGTCCGCGGTGGCCGTGACCCTCGTCGGCCCGATCGGGTTCGTGGGTCTCGTGGCACCCGCGCTGGTGCGCCTCGGCACGTCCCGCGTCGCCGGTCTGCACCGCCACCGGGCCCTCGTCCCGCTCTCGGGGCTCACTGGTGTGCTCGTGGTGCTCGGCGCCGACGTGGCAGTGCGTGCCGTGATGGGCTCTCAGCGGGCCGTACAGGTGCCCACCGGCGTGGCGACGACGCTGCTCGGTGCCGCCGTGCTGCTGGGCTTCGCACTGCGGCTGCGCGCCTCGCGACTCGACGAGGGCGGCAACGCGCTCGACGTCCGCGGTCTCGGCGTGCGCCGCCCGCTGCTGCTCGTCGGCGCGCTGGTCGTGATGCTGGCCGTGGTCGCCGGTGCGTCGATGCTCGTCGGCGACCGGATGTTCCTCGTGGGCGACCTGATCAACTGGCTTGCCGGGCGCGGCGGCCCGGTGACGTCGAGCGTCATGGACGCCCGCGCACCGCGCGTGCTGGCCGCTGCCCTCGCCGGGGTCGCGCTCGCCGTGTCCGGCGCGATCATCCAGGGCGTCACCCGCAACCCCCTCGCCGACCCGACGCTGCTCGGGGTCTCCGGCGGCGCCTCCGTCGGCGCCGTGCTGGTGGTCACCGCTGCGCCGGCGGCGAGCTACTGGGCCATCTCCGGCGCCAGCGCCGTCGGTGCGGTCGTGGCGGCGACGCTCGTGTTCGGACTCGCTGCGCGCAGCGGGTTCGCGACCGACCGGCTGGTGCTGCTCGGCGTGGGGGTGGCGTATGGAGCGATCGCCCTGGTGACCGTGCTCATCGTCGCGACCGACCCGTTCAACGCTTCCAAGGCCCTCACCTGGCTGTCGGGCTCCACCTACGGCCGGGCGTACGAGCACCTCGTGCCGCTCGTCGTCGCCTGCGCCGTGCTGCTGCCGGTGTGCGTCGCCGGCGCACGGCGCCTCGACCTGCTCTCCGTCGACGAGGACACGCCGCGCGTGCTGGGCGTCGACCCCGCCCGCTCCCGCCTGCTGCTGCTCGGCTGCGGCACGCTGCTCGCCGCCGCGGCGGTCTCGGTGATCGGCGTGGTCGGGTTCGTCGGGCTGGTGGCACCGCACGCGGCCCGCGCCCTCGTGGGCCGGCGGCACCGCCTGGTGCTGCCGGTCGCGGCCCTGCTCGGTGCCGTGCTGCTGAGCCTGTCAGACCTGCTGGGACGCACGGTCATCGCCCCGACGCAGCTGTCGGCCAGCCTGCTCACGGCCGCCATCGGCACGCCGTACTTCCTGTACCTGCTGCACCGCTCGCGCCGCAGCGGATGA
- a CDS encoding iron-siderophore ABC transporter substrate-binding protein, which translates to MTSIRLPLVAATAILATALAACGTTEEASDGSSESTGATITLTDSRGKEITLDGPAKRVAATEWNAAEYLVSLGVEPVGVADVKGFETWDSAVELPEDVTDIGTRGEPSLDTLASLDLDALIVTDGLTGDAVKQIEKTIPVIVLPGGKAGEQIDQMFANVDLVAKATGTEDEAKKLREDFDDKLAETKEAVADSDLAGTTVALADAYENGGSVTVRPYTPTSQLGTIVGELGLKNAWADVQGLEPDAAYGLAQTDVEGLTKLPDDVRFWYFSNDTETDPFRVTLKDNTVWTSLPFVEGGDVTRLPDRIWMFGGPASMDQFLDAVQDLAG; encoded by the coding sequence GTGACGTCCATCCGCCTGCCCCTCGTGGCAGCCACTGCGATCCTCGCTACCGCCCTCGCCGCCTGCGGCACCACCGAGGAGGCGTCCGACGGCTCTTCGGAGTCGACCGGCGCGACCATCACCCTCACCGACTCGCGCGGCAAGGAGATCACCCTCGACGGTCCGGCCAAGCGCGTCGCCGCGACCGAGTGGAACGCCGCCGAGTACCTCGTCTCCCTCGGCGTCGAGCCGGTCGGCGTCGCCGACGTGAAGGGCTTCGAGACCTGGGACAGCGCCGTGGAGCTGCCCGAGGACGTCACCGACATCGGCACGCGCGGCGAGCCGAGCCTCGACACGCTCGCGTCGCTCGACCTCGACGCGCTGATCGTCACCGACGGCCTCACCGGCGACGCCGTGAAGCAGATCGAGAAGACGATCCCCGTCATCGTGCTGCCCGGCGGCAAGGCCGGCGAGCAGATCGACCAGATGTTCGCCAACGTCGACCTCGTCGCGAAGGCCACCGGCACCGAGGACGAGGCCAAGAAGCTCCGCGAGGACTTCGACGACAAGCTCGCCGAGACCAAGGAGGCCGTGGCCGACTCCGACCTCGCCGGCACCACCGTCGCGCTCGCCGACGCCTACGAGAACGGTGGCTCGGTGACGGTCCGCCCGTACACGCCGACGTCGCAGCTCGGCACCATCGTGGGCGAGCTCGGCCTCAAGAACGCGTGGGCCGACGTGCAGGGGCTGGAGCCCGACGCCGCCTACGGCCTCGCGCAGACCGACGTCGAGGGTCTCACGAAGCTGCCCGACGACGTGCGCTTCTGGTACTTCTCCAACGACACCGAGACCGACCCCTTCCGCGTCACGCTGAAGGACAACACGGTCTGGACGTCGCTGCCGTTCGTCGAGGGCGGCGACGTCACCCGTCTGCCCGACCGCATCTGGATGTTCGGCGGACCGGCCTCGATGGACCAGTTCCTCGACGCCGTGCAGGACCTGGCCGGCTGA
- a CDS encoding ABC transporter ATP-binding protein: MVDPSAPQLRGTGVVAGYRRATVVHGVDVTLRAGCVTALIGPNGSGKSTLLRSLAHLHTPAAGHVELGDGTRLADLSGREVAQRLTLLSQSRSVPGGVSVREVVEYGRHPHRGRWGAGDPDGPAVVERVMALCGVDELADRAVDTLSGGQLQRVWLASCLAQDTPVLLLDEPTTFLDLRYQVELLDTVRDLADQHGIAVGIVLHDLDQAAAIADEVVLLVDGRVAASGPPAEVLTAERLTTAYGIRVDVHVDPSTGHVRTRAVARHHSRTLTPQEIP; encoded by the coding sequence ATGGTCGATCCCTCCGCCCCGCAGCTGCGCGGCACCGGCGTCGTCGCCGGGTACCGACGCGCGACGGTGGTGCACGGCGTCGACGTGACGTTGCGCGCCGGGTGCGTCACCGCCCTGATCGGCCCGAACGGGTCCGGCAAGTCGACGCTGCTGCGTTCCCTGGCACATCTGCACACCCCCGCAGCGGGTCATGTCGAGCTCGGTGACGGCACCCGCCTCGCCGACCTCTCCGGCCGCGAGGTGGCGCAGCGACTGACGCTGCTGTCCCAGTCGCGCAGCGTGCCCGGCGGCGTGTCGGTGCGCGAGGTCGTCGAGTACGGCCGGCACCCGCACCGCGGACGCTGGGGTGCGGGCGACCCCGACGGACCCGCCGTCGTGGAGCGCGTGATGGCCCTGTGCGGCGTCGACGAGCTCGCCGACCGCGCCGTCGACACCCTCTCCGGCGGACAGCTGCAGCGCGTCTGGCTCGCCAGCTGCCTCGCCCAGGACACACCGGTGCTCCTGCTCGATGAACCCACCACGTTCCTCGACCTGCGCTACCAGGTCGAGCTGCTCGACACCGTGCGTGACCTGGCCGACCAGCACGGCATCGCGGTCGGCATCGTCCTGCACGACCTCGACCAGGCCGCCGCCATCGCCGACGAGGTCGTGCTGCTCGTCGACGGTCGCGTCGCCGCCTCCGGCCCCCCGGCCGAGGTGCTCACCGCCGAGCGGCTCACCACCGCCTACGGCATCCGGGTCGACGTCCACGTCGACCCGTCCACCGGCCACGTCCGCACCCGCGCCGTCGCCCGCCACCACTCCCGCACCCTCACCCCCCAGGAGATCCCGTGA
- a CDS encoding DinB family protein, protein MRWKVEGLDELDARRSLTPTGLSLLGLVHHTAVCACEYFGVVFDRPFPEPTPDVDADPHADFVVPAEVSLAEALGYVDRAWAHADATIDALDLDATGVVPWWTAPRDVVTLRRVLVHMVAEAHRHAGHADVLRERLDGLAGLRPDATNLPDDVTWHHHVARVDRTAREAAERSA, encoded by the coding sequence CTGCGCTGGAAGGTGGAGGGTCTCGACGAGCTCGACGCCCGCCGCAGCCTCACACCCACCGGCCTGAGCCTGCTCGGGCTGGTGCACCACACAGCCGTGTGCGCGTGCGAGTACTTCGGGGTGGTGTTCGACCGTCCGTTCCCCGAGCCGACGCCCGACGTCGACGCCGACCCCCACGCCGACTTCGTGGTGCCGGCCGAGGTCAGCCTCGCGGAGGCGCTCGGCTACGTGGACCGCGCGTGGGCGCACGCCGACGCGACGATCGACGCGCTCGACCTCGACGCGACCGGGGTCGTGCCATGGTGGACCGCCCCGCGCGACGTGGTGACGCTGCGGCGCGTGCTGGTGCACATGGTCGCCGAGGCGCACCGACACGCCGGTCACGCCGACGTGCTCCGCGAGCGCCTCGACGGTCTGGCCGGGCTGCGGCCCGACGCCACGAACCTGCCCGACGACGTCACCTGGCACCATCACGTGGCGCGCGTCGACCGTACGGCACGCGAGGCCGCCGAACGATCCGCCTGA
- the ftsE gene encoding cell division ATP-binding protein FtsE: MIRFDKVTKTYPGQKRPALDAVDLEIEKGEFVFLVGSSGSGKSTFLRLVLREARPTSGRVHVAGKEINKLSSWKVPKLRRQVGTVFQDFRLLPNKTVHENVAFALQVIGRSRSEIDQLVPETLEMVGLEGKGHRMPDELSGGEQQRVAIARAFVNRPMILIADEPTGNLDPTTSVGIMKLLDRINRTDTTVVMATHDSSIVDQMRKRVIELDEGRVVRDEARGIYGYQS, from the coding sequence GTGATTCGCTTCGACAAGGTCACCAAGACCTACCCGGGCCAGAAGCGTCCTGCGCTGGACGCCGTCGACCTGGAGATCGAGAAGGGGGAGTTCGTCTTCCTCGTCGGATCCTCGGGGTCGGGCAAGTCGACGTTCCTGCGTCTCGTCCTGCGCGAGGCGCGGCCGACGTCAGGGCGCGTGCACGTGGCCGGCAAGGAGATCAACAAGCTCTCGTCCTGGAAGGTGCCGAAGCTGCGCCGCCAGGTGGGCACGGTCTTCCAGGACTTCCGCCTCCTGCCCAACAAGACCGTCCACGAGAACGTCGCGTTCGCGCTGCAGGTCATCGGCCGCTCGCGCTCCGAGATCGACCAGCTGGTGCCCGAGACGCTCGAGATGGTGGGGCTGGAGGGCAAGGGCCACCGCATGCCCGACGAGCTGTCCGGCGGCGAGCAGCAGCGCGTCGCCATCGCCCGCGCGTTCGTCAACCGGCCGATGATCCTCATCGCCGACGAGCCCACCGGCAACCTCGACCCCACCACCAGCGTCGGCATCATGAAGCTGCTCGACCGCATCAACCGCACCGACACCACCGTCGTCATGGCCACCCACGACTCCTCGATCGTCGACCAGATGCGCAAGCGCGTCATCGAGCTCGACGAGGGGCGCGTCGTGCGCGACGAGGCCCGCGGCATCTACGGCTACCAGTCCTGA
- the ftsX gene encoding permease-like cell division protein FtsX, with amino-acid sequence MRTILSELRASLSRNTSMTISLVVTMTVSLLLAALGLLLQSQADRTEQFYGDRLQVQVNLCTDNSTAPTCVGGAATKDQTAAVREALSTNPEVKSYDVRSPQENYDKARELLGQTDSGKAQLDTVEPSDFPESYFVTLKDPQQFDGLVSQVSGMDGVGNVQSLKKLLGPLFEILDKMRWAALATSLLLIVAAILQVSNTIRMTAYARRREIGIMRLVGASSWHIQLPFVLESLLAALVSAALAAGGLAAFMSFVVYGYLRTQLGELTTWIRWQEAAAVMGYTTVLAMLLALVPTLVMTRKYLDV; translated from the coding sequence GTGCGCACCATCCTGAGCGAGCTCCGCGCGAGCCTGTCCCGCAACACGTCCATGACCATCTCGTTGGTCGTCACGATGACCGTCTCGCTGCTGCTGGCGGCGCTCGGCCTGCTGCTGCAGAGCCAGGCCGACCGCACCGAGCAGTTCTACGGCGACCGGCTGCAGGTGCAGGTCAACCTGTGCACCGACAACTCCACGGCGCCCACGTGCGTCGGCGGTGCCGCGACGAAGGACCAGACCGCAGCCGTCCGTGAGGCGCTGTCGACGAACCCCGAGGTCAAGTCCTACGACGTCCGCAGCCCGCAGGAGAACTACGACAAGGCCCGTGAGCTGCTCGGCCAGACCGACTCCGGCAAGGCCCAGCTCGACACCGTCGAGCCGTCGGACTTCCCCGAGTCCTACTTCGTCACCCTGAAGGATCCGCAGCAGTTCGACGGTCTCGTCAGCCAGGTCTCGGGCATGGACGGCGTCGGCAACGTGCAGTCGCTGAAGAAGCTGCTCGGACCGCTGTTCGAGATCCTCGACAAGATGCGGTGGGCCGCGCTGGCCACGTCGCTGCTGCTCATCGTCGCGGCGATCCTGCAGGTGTCGAACACCATCCGCATGACGGCCTACGCCCGGCGTCGCGAGATCGGCATCATGCGTCTGGTCGGCGCCTCCAGCTGGCACATCCAGCTGCCGTTCGTGCTCGAGTCGCTGCTCGCGGCGCTGGTGTCGGCGGCATTGGCGGCAGGAGGCCTGGCCGCGTTCATGTCGTTCGTCGTCTACGGCTACCTGCGCACGCAGCTGGGGGAGCTGACCACCTGGATTAGGTGGCAGGAGGCGGCTGCCGTCATGGGCTACACGACCGTCCTCGCCATGCTCCTCGCGCTCGTCCCGACACTCGTGATGACCCGCAAGTACCTTGACGTGTGA
- a CDS encoding M23 family metallopeptidase gives MLALLATCALVVGLTNPVLADKKDDLQRQRQGVNGKIDGAQKSLDSSSAAYAKAAKALDAAQAKLSSARATLGRTRGQLAVSQAEDARMQAELDRSQAALDKAVADLKKGERRLKASEDEVKAFTVQTVQEGDRGMKAFGELLGGESPSTFTDRMSLNASVGDAQVSRMQKLAAAKVILRLNRDKVEKLRDQVAVARQAAAANLQKMTELEAAAEAQTAEVGKLVDARADASGKARAAKVEDERLLAAYEAERNRLNNELAELARRELERQRARERAGRGGSGNNGGLSGGDDNGALSYPVNGPITSPYGMRVHPVTGVYKLHDGTDFGVGCGTPIHAAASGTIIQQYYNAGYGNRVILANGIKRGQSIVTTYNHLSGFARSAGARVSRGEVIGYVGSTGYSTGCHLHFMVIANGVTVNPMGWL, from the coding sequence GTGCTCGCGCTCCTCGCGACCTGCGCGCTCGTGGTCGGGCTGACCAACCCGGTCCTGGCCGACAAGAAGGACGACCTCCAGCGTCAGCGCCAGGGGGTCAACGGCAAGATCGACGGCGCCCAGAAGTCGCTCGACTCCTCCAGCGCCGCCTACGCGAAGGCCGCGAAGGCGCTCGACGCCGCGCAGGCCAAGCTCTCGTCGGCGCGTGCGACGCTCGGCAGAACCCGCGGCCAGCTGGCCGTGTCGCAGGCCGAGGACGCCCGCATGCAGGCCGAGCTCGACCGCAGCCAGGCCGCCCTCGACAAGGCCGTCGCCGACCTGAAGAAGGGGGAGCGGCGGCTCAAGGCGTCCGAGGACGAGGTGAAGGCGTTCACCGTCCAGACCGTGCAGGAGGGCGACCGCGGGATGAAGGCGTTCGGTGAGCTGCTCGGCGGCGAGAGCCCCTCGACGTTCACCGACCGGATGAGCCTCAACGCCTCCGTCGGCGACGCGCAGGTCTCGCGCATGCAGAAGCTCGCGGCCGCCAAGGTCATCCTGCGCCTCAACCGCGACAAGGTCGAGAAGCTGCGCGACCAGGTCGCCGTGGCCCGCCAGGCCGCCGCCGCCAACCTGCAGAAGATGACCGAGCTCGAGGCCGCCGCCGAGGCGCAGACCGCCGAGGTCGGCAAGCTCGTCGACGCCCGCGCCGACGCCAGCGGCAAGGCGCGCGCCGCGAAGGTCGAGGACGAGCGTCTGCTCGCCGCCTACGAGGCCGAGCGGAACCGCCTCAACAACGAGCTCGCCGAGCTCGCCCGTCGCGAGCTGGAGCGCCAGCGCGCCCGCGAGCGCGCCGGTCGTGGGGGCAGCGGCAACAACGGCGGCCTCTCCGGCGGCGACGACAACGGTGCGCTGTCCTACCCCGTCAACGGCCCGATCACGTCGCCCTACGGCATGCGCGTGCACCCCGTCACCGGCGTGTACAAGCTGCACGACGGCACCGACTTCGGCGTCGGCTGCGGTACCCCGATCCACGCCGCCGCGAGCGGCACGATCATCCAGCAGTACTACAACGCTGGCTACGGCAACCGCGTCATCCTCGCGAACGGGATCAAGCGCGGCCAGAGCATCGTGACGACGTACAACCACCTGTCCGGGTTCGCCCGCAGCGCCGGCGCCCGGGTCTCGCGCGGCGAGGTGATCGGCTACGTCGGCAGCACGGGCTACTCCACCGGCTGCCACCTGCACTTCATGGTCATCGCCAACGGCGTCACCGTGAACCCGATGGGCTGGCTCTGA
- the smpB gene encoding SsrA-binding protein SmpB, with translation MAKETGRKLIAQNKKARHDYHIEDTYEAGLVLTGTEVKSLRAGRASLVDGFGEIANGEAWLIQVHIPEYSQGTWTNHETRRRRKMLLNRQEIDKIEQRIQAKGLTIVPLALYFKDGRAKVEIALARGKKQYDKRHAIAERQAKADAQREIGRKIKGIR, from the coding sequence GTGGCCAAGGAGACCGGGCGCAAGCTCATCGCGCAGAACAAGAAGGCGCGCCACGACTACCACATCGAGGACACCTACGAGGCCGGCCTGGTCCTCACGGGCACCGAGGTGAAGTCGTTGCGTGCCGGTCGGGCGTCCCTGGTCGACGGCTTCGGCGAGATCGCGAACGGCGAGGCCTGGCTGATTCAGGTGCACATCCCCGAGTACAGCCAGGGCACGTGGACGAACCACGAGACGCGGCGGCGTCGCAAGATGCTGCTGAACCGCCAGGAGATCGACAAGATCGAGCAGCGCATCCAGGCCAAGGGCCTGACGATCGTGCCGCTCGCGCTGTACTTCAAGGACGGTCGCGCGAAGGTCGAGATCGCGCTCGCCCGCGGCAAGAAGCAGTACGACAAGCGGCACGCCATCGCCGAGCGCCAGGCCAAGGCCGACGCGCAGCGCGAGATCGGTCGCAAGATCAAGGGCATCCGCTAG